A DNA window from Novosphingobium sp. RL4 contains the following coding sequences:
- a CDS encoding glycosyltransferase, which produces MKVLHVTQKLPGGPASYLGELLPYQRAALGDANVSLVACGDELGHLPGFPRSSVHAFDSSGRGPVALLGFMRTAMSALLAERPTVVHLHSTFPGLLRLPIAALPASRRPAVVYCSHGWAFNMDSANWKRGCYAGVERLLAPLGQRTIAISDFERRSALSRGIRAENMVVVENGVSAAPPELLLPAADMRSDVLNLLFIGRLDEQKGFDVLEAAMATLVDRPVHLHVIGDRVVSNGQSLVSSLPNVTHYGWRDRSQVPGFIEKADVVVMPSRWEGFGLVAIEAMRQGRPVLASRVDALPEVVGEAGMLVRPGDPEALSYAISRLDRAELKMLGEKARLRFQERFTSERMNAEILRCYHEALGARRRA; this is translated from the coding sequence ATGAAAGTCCTTCACGTCACACAGAAGCTGCCGGGTGGCCCGGCGAGCTATCTCGGCGAACTGCTTCCCTATCAGCGCGCGGCTCTGGGCGATGCGAATGTGTCGCTCGTCGCCTGCGGGGATGAGCTTGGGCACTTGCCCGGGTTTCCGCGATCCTCTGTCCATGCTTTCGACAGTTCGGGGCGTGGGCCGGTTGCGCTTCTGGGGTTCATGCGGACGGCGATGTCCGCGCTTCTTGCCGAGCGGCCCACTGTCGTTCATCTCCACAGCACGTTTCCGGGATTGCTGCGCCTTCCCATCGCCGCGCTGCCGGCATCGCGGCGCCCGGCCGTCGTCTACTGCTCGCATGGCTGGGCCTTCAACATGGACAGCGCGAACTGGAAGCGGGGCTGCTATGCGGGCGTCGAGCGCCTGCTGGCGCCGCTCGGCCAGCGTACCATCGCGATTTCCGATTTCGAACGGCGGTCCGCCCTGTCCCGCGGCATTCGCGCAGAGAACATGGTGGTCGTCGAGAACGGCGTGAGCGCGGCGCCGCCGGAGTTGCTCCTGCCCGCCGCAGACATGCGATCCGACGTCCTCAATCTTCTTTTCATCGGCCGTCTCGATGAGCAGAAGGGCTTCGACGTGCTCGAAGCGGCGATGGCCACGCTGGTGGACCGGCCGGTGCATCTCCACGTCATTGGCGACCGCGTGGTCTCCAACGGGCAAAGCCTGGTCTCCAGCCTGCCCAACGTCACCCATTACGGTTGGCGGGACCGCAGCCAGGTGCCGGGCTTCATCGAGAAGGCCGACGTGGTCGTCATGCCCTCGCGTTGGGAGGGCTTCGGCCTGGTGGCGATCGAGGCGATGCGGCAGGGGCGGCCGGTTCTGGCCAGCCGGGTCGATGCGCTTCCCGAAGTCGTCGGCGAGGCGGGCATGCTCGTGCGCCCGGGCGACCCCGAGGCGTTGTCCTACGCCATTTCGCGGCTCGACCGTGCCGAATTGAAAATGCTGGGCGAAAAGGCCCGGCTCCGTTTCCAGGAGCGCTTCACCAGCGAGCGCATGAATGCCGAAATCCTGCGTTGCTATCATGAGGCGCTTGGCGCCCGGCGCAGGGCCTGA
- a CDS encoding acylneuraminate cytidylyltransferase gives MQTLAIIPARGGSKGIPRKNVLPLLDKPLIAHTIHAALLAESVDRVVVSTDDEEIASVSRAYGAEVIMRPPELASDMAKSEDALLHVLDHLDQTEGYRPDLLVFLQCTSPLTSSGDIDGTVGKLIEEQADTALSVVPFHYFLWHGDEQSGADGVNHDKSFRLMRQQRTPEFVETGSVYVMKVPQFRDVQFRFFGRTAMHEIPVEHWQEIDEPADFRIAEDRIRRLRRDAVGAGLPARVRALIMDFDGVHTDDRVLVSTSGEEAVSCSRSDGMGIELLRKAGLAMTVISKEQNKVVAARCAKLQIECTHGVETKLPLMLRWLAQKGIAPEEAVYVGNDVNDLECMAAVGCSVAPADAHPRALAAAGIVLERSGGRGALRELAELLLDKGCVEAAQ, from the coding sequence ATGCAGACGCTAGCCATTATCCCCGCTCGGGGCGGCTCCAAGGGAATCCCGCGCAAGAACGTGCTTCCGCTGCTCGACAAGCCGCTGATCGCACACACGATCCACGCCGCCCTGCTGGCGGAAAGCGTCGATCGGGTGGTCGTCTCCACGGATGACGAGGAGATCGCCTCGGTTTCGCGCGCCTATGGTGCCGAAGTCATCATGCGGCCGCCTGAACTCGCCTCCGACATGGCGAAGTCGGAAGACGCGCTGCTGCACGTGCTGGATCACCTCGATCAGACGGAAGGCTACCGGCCCGACCTTCTGGTGTTCCTGCAATGCACGTCACCGCTCACCAGCAGCGGGGATATCGACGGAACGGTCGGCAAGCTCATCGAGGAGCAGGCCGATACCGCATTGTCGGTCGTGCCGTTCCACTATTTCCTGTGGCACGGCGATGAGCAGTCCGGCGCCGATGGTGTGAATCACGATAAGTCCTTCCGCCTCATGCGGCAACAGCGTACGCCCGAGTTCGTTGAGACCGGCTCGGTCTATGTCATGAAGGTGCCGCAGTTCCGGGACGTTCAATTCCGGTTCTTCGGTCGCACCGCGATGCACGAGATCCCGGTCGAGCATTGGCAGGAGATCGATGAGCCTGCCGATTTCCGCATCGCCGAGGATCGTATTCGCCGCTTGCGCCGCGATGCCGTGGGTGCGGGCCTGCCGGCCCGGGTCCGGGCGCTCATCATGGACTTCGACGGTGTCCATACCGATGACCGTGTGCTCGTTTCGACATCCGGCGAAGAAGCGGTTTCCTGTTCGCGTTCGGACGGGATGGGGATCGAACTGCTGCGCAAGGCAGGCCTTGCCATGACGGTGATCTCCAAGGAGCAGAACAAGGTCGTCGCCGCGCGCTGCGCCAAGCTGCAGATCGAATGCACGCACGGGGTCGAGACCAAGCTTCCGCTCATGCTGCGCTGGCTGGCGCAGAAGGGCATTGCACCGGAAGAGGCAGTTTATGTCGGCAACGACGTGAACGACCTCGAATGCATGGCGGCGGTGGGATGCTCGGTTGCCCCGGCCGATGCGCATCCGCGCGCGCTTGCGGCGGCGGGGATCGTGCTTGAGCGCTCCGGTGGCAGGGGCGCGCTGCGGGAACTGGCGGAACTGCTGCTCGACAAGGGCTGTGTGGAGGCTGCCCAGTAA
- a CDS encoding N-acetylneuraminate synthase family protein: MSVKIIAEVGCNHKGDMEIAKEHIRIAAVYAKADVVKFQKRTNRELLTEEQYNAPHPNPANSYGDTYGAHREYLEFTPEQHRELMEECKRNGIEYSTSVWDVTSAREIAALNPSLIKVPSACNLHFEMLEVLANEYSGEIHLSFGMTTQDEEEKIVQFFEQHGRAKDVVIYSCTSGYPVAFEDICLGEITRLIESFGDRVKSIGFSGHHLGIAADIAALALGAEWVERHFTLDRTWKGTDHAASLEPDGLRRLCRDLKAVEKSLATKSTEVLPVEQVQRDKLKWRPRPKPAAAA; the protein is encoded by the coding sequence ATGAGTGTGAAGATCATCGCCGAGGTTGGTTGCAACCATAAGGGAGATATGGAAATCGCCAAGGAGCACATCCGGATCGCGGCGGTTTACGCCAAGGCCGATGTGGTCAAGTTCCAGAAGCGCACCAATCGCGAACTTCTCACCGAAGAGCAGTACAATGCGCCGCACCCGAACCCCGCGAATTCTTACGGCGACACTTACGGTGCTCACCGCGAATACCTCGAGTTCACGCCCGAGCAGCACCGCGAGCTGATGGAAGAGTGCAAGCGCAACGGCATCGAGTACTCGACCTCTGTATGGGACGTGACCTCGGCCCGCGAAATCGCCGCGCTGAACCCCTCGCTCATCAAGGTTCCCTCGGCCTGCAACCTGCACTTCGAAATGCTCGAAGTTCTCGCCAACGAATACTCGGGTGAAATCCACCTGTCGTTCGGCATGACCACGCAGGACGAAGAAGAAAAGATCGTCCAGTTCTTCGAACAGCACGGCCGTGCGAAGGACGTGGTGATCTATTCGTGCACTTCGGGCTACCCGGTGGCCTTCGAGGACATCTGCCTCGGTGAAATCACCCGCCTGATCGAATCCTTCGGCGATCGCGTGAAGTCGATCGGCTTCTCGGGCCATCACCTCGGCATCGCCGCCGACATTGCCGCGCTGGCTCTCGGCGCGGAGTGGGTGGAACGCCACTTCACGCTCGACCGCACCTGGAAGGGCACCGACCACGCCGCCTCGCTCGAGCCGGACGGCCTTCGCCGCCTCTGCCGCGACCTCAAGGCCGTGGAAAAGTCGCTGGCCACCAAGTCGACGGAAGTTCTCCCCGTCGAGCAGGTCCAGCGCGACAAGCTCAAGTGGCGCCCGCGCCCGAAGCCCGCTGCAGCGGCCTGA
- a CDS encoding lipopolysaccharide biosynthesis protein, with protein MAKTALHHRMLIYLGLGSLQSALSLILLPAYAHILPVSEFGLLALVLSLEQLFLLLMDCGLSGGAVRTYHDKARQDLPFMTGPVLIGYFQRLSLGISFAAMFVLAGVLLVLDQFFPQPELVVSAFAITVVSAWLQRINTFAATTYRAQEDARSFAVLALARMIGLTTLTLLLIFVFKVGLLGILASRIVIFGGTALYESRNAWKLRLTGEEHRRTKEFVRDSVKRFSVPMLPFDLLAWGRSRGNRLAVAGAFNLTALGIWNAAAAPGQILTLVGQSFNRGFEPFFYRKANEETAEAEAVVRDMGAGYLVVQAVLALGVIAVMPEVFRILFPKDYHSASLYAPLALTAAFVEATQSLSIRALFAFGAVRLVPVVLAVATGLGLSTMALLAHLFGLTGAMAGQVMMSVYGSVFAWFLVKRLHHTRFFPSRAAIMLTTVVTGASLLPFAMPEFWMSAASIPVRGLIFGGAIVGIAWLFALRHPEFVLLVRERINQDKGKIIRRGGGATSTGPQG; from the coding sequence ATGGCTAAGACGGCGTTGCATCACAGGATGCTGATCTATCTCGGCCTGGGCTCGTTGCAGAGTGCGCTATCGCTGATCCTCCTGCCGGCCTACGCCCATATCCTGCCCGTCAGCGAGTTCGGCCTGCTGGCGCTTGTGCTCTCGCTCGAGCAACTTTTCCTGTTGCTCATGGACTGCGGGCTGTCCGGCGGTGCGGTCAGGACATATCACGACAAGGCACGCCAGGACCTGCCTTTCATGACCGGCCCGGTCCTGATCGGTTACTTCCAGCGCTTGTCGCTGGGAATATCCTTCGCGGCGATGTTCGTTCTTGCCGGCGTGCTCCTTGTTCTGGACCAGTTCTTCCCTCAGCCGGAACTCGTTGTCTCTGCTTTTGCCATTACCGTCGTTTCCGCATGGCTGCAGCGCATCAACACTTTCGCGGCGACGACCTATCGCGCTCAGGAAGATGCCCGCTCCTTCGCGGTTCTTGCGCTGGCCCGAATGATCGGCCTGACGACGCTGACGTTGCTCCTGATCTTCGTGTTCAAGGTCGGCTTGCTGGGAATCCTTGCCTCGCGGATCGTGATTTTCGGCGGGACCGCACTGTACGAATCGCGCAACGCCTGGAAGCTGCGCCTCACGGGTGAAGAGCACCGCCGGACCAAGGAATTCGTGCGGGATTCGGTCAAACGCTTTTCCGTTCCCATGCTTCCTTTCGATCTTCTCGCCTGGGGCCGCAGTCGTGGCAACCGGTTGGCGGTTGCCGGCGCCTTCAACCTGACGGCTCTCGGTATCTGGAATGCCGCAGCGGCGCCGGGACAGATTCTCACGCTGGTGGGGCAATCGTTCAATCGCGGATTCGAGCCGTTCTTCTACCGCAAGGCCAATGAGGAAACCGCCGAGGCCGAGGCTGTCGTTCGTGACATGGGCGCAGGCTATCTCGTGGTTCAGGCCGTTCTGGCGCTCGGCGTCATCGCGGTGATGCCGGAAGTGTTCCGCATCCTGTTCCCCAAGGATTACCACAGCGCCAGCCTCTATGCTCCGCTTGCCCTTACGGCTGCCTTTGTCGAGGCGACGCAGAGCCTTTCGATCCGCGCGCTGTTCGCGTTCGGGGCGGTCAGGCTGGTTCCCGTAGTGCTTGCCGTCGCGACCGGATTGGGGCTTTCCACGATGGCCCTGCTGGCGCACCTGTTCGGCCTGACGGGCGCCATGGCGGGACAAGTGATGATGTCCGTCTACGGGTCTGTCTTCGCGTGGTTCCTTGTGAAGCGTCTCCACCACACGCGCTTCTTCCCCTCCAGGGCCGCGATCATGCTCACGACGGTCGTTACCGGCGCCAGTCTCCTGCCGTTCGCGATGCCGGAGTTCTGGATGAGCGCCGCAAGCATTCCGGTAAGGGGCCTGATCTTCGGCGGGGCCATTGTCGGCATCGCCTGGCTCTTCGCATTGCGGCACCCGGAATTTGTCCTGCTGGTCCGGGAAAGGATAAATCAGGACAAGGGCAAGATAATCCGGCGTGGGGGAGGGGCGACCTCCACCGGGCCGCAAGGCTGA
- a CDS encoding right-handed parallel beta-helix repeat-containing protein: MAHPANPFAVDRRSLFAVSALALGAASLWRPTSSFAASQPGDWPAWAPPQSRLESDIAALRARALDIRRFGAACNGTTDDSAALERAIAGGAPAVMISGPMRLTRPVAISRGFGIFGQGKGPHLIWAGPTGSPLSVSPESNDPASFVRNIVVDGIHATTIASQRSKTVMLRAVNIRGLKVTRCTADGIGLASVGHLRMDGSGYDRAKGSVTVDPAVLAGFSPNSLDDLNEDIYISDNTVDYGAYQGSILRFNMARRVIAVGNEGKYAKISWWGGGAKHDQGGMPQFLRRVSEVYIADNTMRGANGGVYGNNGQKVVVARNRISDMSDVGVDFEGCMDCIAYDNRVTNAGNFCYSTFYVARNIVFRNNYGEQDGTIPETIRREKMSKIGAQRGLSMAALQSGGFATSLDAITVSFIGNEFVYSGPGQLGVCTPSYFGSMVFQGNRLRNVTVDWTYRATDRLVIKDNVLLFDRPGNKPMVLIGGSAPKGEISGNRVELATALPAESVAIGYTVASNRIDLAIRNNAVNASAARALPLVVSVKRNIQGNAQISGNTVGGVVVSPVLKRPNSRFDGNKTGEGRAITPNFMARGLLPTP; this comes from the coding sequence ATGGCCCATCCCGCGAACCCCTTCGCCGTCGACCGCCGCTCTCTGTTCGCCGTCTCCGCTCTGGCGCTGGGCGCGGCGTCCTTGTGGCGCCCCACTTCGTCTTTCGCCGCCTCGCAGCCGGGCGACTGGCCGGCCTGGGCACCCCCGCAATCGCGGCTGGAGAGCGATATCGCCGCGCTTCGCGCCCGCGCGTTGGACATCAGGCGTTTCGGCGCAGCCTGCAACGGAACCACGGACGACAGCGCCGCCCTTGAGCGTGCCATCGCCGGCGGCGCGCCCGCAGTCATGATTTCCGGCCCGATGCGCCTCACCCGTCCGGTCGCGATATCCCGTGGTTTCGGGATATTCGGCCAGGGCAAGGGGCCGCACCTGATCTGGGCAGGTCCAACGGGCTCCCCCCTTTCCGTCAGCCCCGAAAGCAACGATCCCGCCAGCTTCGTGCGAAACATCGTCGTCGATGGCATTCATGCGACGACCATCGCTTCCCAGCGTTCCAAGACCGTGATGCTGCGCGCGGTCAACATCCGGGGGTTGAAGGTCACGCGCTGCACGGCCGACGGGATCGGCCTTGCCTCGGTAGGCCACCTGCGGATGGACGGCAGCGGCTATGACCGCGCCAAGGGTTCCGTCACTGTCGATCCCGCCGTCCTCGCCGGATTCTCGCCCAACAGCCTCGACGACCTCAACGAGGACATCTACATCTCCGACAACACGGTGGACTACGGCGCCTACCAGGGCTCGATCCTGCGCTTCAACATGGCGCGGCGCGTCATTGCCGTGGGCAATGAGGGCAAATACGCCAAGATCAGTTGGTGGGGGGGCGGCGCGAAGCACGACCAGGGCGGAATGCCGCAGTTCCTGCGCCGCGTCAGCGAGGTCTACATCGCCGACAACACGATGCGCGGGGCCAATGGCGGGGTCTACGGCAACAACGGCCAGAAGGTCGTCGTCGCCCGTAACCGCATCAGCGACATGTCTGATGTCGGCGTCGACTTCGAGGGCTGCATGGACTGCATCGCCTATGACAACCGCGTCACCAACGCCGGCAACTTCTGCTATTCCACCTTCTACGTCGCCCGGAACATCGTCTTCAGGAACAATTACGGCGAGCAGGACGGCACGATCCCGGAAACGATCCGGCGCGAGAAGATGTCCAAGATCGGGGCCCAGCGCGGCCTGTCGATGGCCGCTTTGCAAAGCGGCGGCTTCGCAACCAGCCTCGATGCGATCACCGTCAGCTTCATCGGCAACGAGTTCGTCTATTCCGGCCCCGGCCAACTCGGCGTCTGCACGCCCAGTTACTTCGGCAGCATGGTGTTCCAGGGCAACCGCCTGCGCAACGTGACGGTCGACTGGACCTACCGCGCCACCGACAGGCTGGTCATCAAGGACAATGTGCTGCTGTTCGACCGGCCGGGGAACAAGCCAATGGTCCTGATCGGCGGGTCCGCGCCGAAAGGCGAGATTTCGGGCAACCGGGTCGAACTGGCCACCGCGCTGCCTGCGGAAAGCGTGGCGATCGGCTATACCGTCGCCTCCAACCGGATCGACCTTGCCATCCGTAACAACGCCGTGAACGCTTCGGCCGCCCGCGCGCTACCCCTCGTCGTCAGCGTGAAGCGCAACATCCAGGGCAACGCCCAGATCAGCGGCAATACCGTTGGCGGCGTGGTGGTCAGCCCGGTACTCAAGCGGCCGAACTCGCGCTTCGACGGGAACAAGACCGGCGAAGGCCGCGCGATCACCCCGAACTTCATGGCCCGGGGACTGCTGCCGACGCCGTGA
- the otsA gene encoding alpha,alpha-trehalose-phosphate synthase (UDP-forming), with amino-acid sequence MSRLIVISNRVSVPKAAGAAGAQGGLAVALNSALREHGGIWFGWSGQETEEFTGHLDMQRNDGITTATIDLEPQDIDEYYNGYANRTLWPLFHYRIDLTEYDRNFGEGYERVNARFADAVLPLIEEEDLVWVHDYHLLPLGSLLRGKGVRNRMGLFLHTPWPPTRLLVSLPFHERLVASMLEYDVIGFQNTEWLESFLHYVQKEMGLKVNLDNSVEYKGRKVIARAFPIGIDFAEFTEAAAGPEAREAHDRLKSSVRGRKILIGVDRLDYSKGLGERFEAFGRFLADYPDQAGDAVLLQIAPPSRGDVASYQQIREDLERKTGHINGAYADVAFVPIRYVNRGFPRDQLAGFYRAADIGLVTPLRDGMNLVAKEYIAAQDPENPGVLILSQFAGAAHQLKDALLVNPHSIEHVAENIKKALEMPLAERKKRHAKLLASVRDNDVQRWREDFLGALYGKARGKTPTPQDEVA; translated from the coding sequence ATGAGCAGACTGATCGTCATCTCCAACCGGGTATCGGTTCCCAAGGCAGCGGGAGCCGCCGGGGCGCAGGGAGGACTGGCAGTGGCGCTCAATTCGGCACTGCGCGAACATGGCGGCATCTGGTTCGGCTGGTCGGGGCAGGAAACCGAGGAGTTCACCGGCCACCTCGACATGCAACGCAACGACGGCATCACCACGGCTACGATCGATCTCGAACCGCAGGACATCGACGAATATTACAACGGCTACGCCAACCGCACGCTCTGGCCGCTGTTCCACTACCGCATCGACCTGACCGAGTACGACCGCAACTTCGGCGAGGGCTACGAACGCGTAAATGCCCGTTTCGCCGATGCCGTCCTGCCGCTGATCGAGGAAGAGGACCTGGTCTGGGTCCATGATTACCATCTGCTTCCGCTCGGATCGCTGCTGCGCGGAAAAGGCGTGAGGAACCGGATGGGCCTGTTCCTCCACACGCCCTGGCCGCCCACCCGTCTGCTGGTTTCGCTGCCCTTCCACGAACGTCTGGTTGCCTCGATGCTGGAATACGACGTGATCGGCTTCCAGAACACCGAATGGCTCGAAAGCTTTCTCCACTACGTGCAGAAAGAGATGGGCCTTAAGGTCAATCTCGACAATTCGGTGGAGTACAAGGGCCGCAAGGTCATCGCCCGCGCCTTCCCGATCGGCATAGACTTTGCCGAGTTCACCGAAGCCGCCGCCGGGCCGGAAGCCCGCGAAGCCCACGACCGGCTCAAGTCCAGTGTGCGCGGTCGCAAGATCCTGATCGGCGTGGACCGGCTCGACTATTCCAAGGGCCTGGGCGAACGCTTCGAGGCCTTCGGGCGCTTCCTGGCGGATTACCCCGATCAGGCCGGCGATGCCGTGCTGCTCCAGATCGCACCGCCATCGCGCGGGGACGTCGCCAGCTACCAGCAGATTCGCGAAGACCTCGAACGCAAGACCGGGCACATCAACGGCGCTTATGCCGATGTGGCGTTCGTGCCCATCCGTTACGTCAACCGGGGTTTCCCGCGCGATCAGCTCGCCGGGTTCTACCGCGCGGCGGACATCGGCCTTGTCACTCCCCTGCGCGACGGGATGAACCTCGTGGCGAAGGAATATATCGCGGCGCAGGATCCGGAGAACCCCGGCGTGCTGATCCTGTCGCAGTTCGCCGGCGCCGCGCATCAGCTCAAGGATGCGCTGCTGGTGAACCCGCACTCGATCGAGCATGTCGCCGAAAACATCAAGAAGGCGCTCGAAATGCCGCTGGCCGAACGCAAGAAGCGCCATGCGAAACTCCTTGCCTCTGTGCGCGACAATGACGTGCAGCGCTGGCGCGAAGACTTCCTCGGCGCCCTTTATGGCAAGGCCAGGGGCAAGACCCCCACGCCGCAGGACGAAGTCGCCTGA
- a CDS encoding glycoside hydrolase family 15 protein: MSSLELWPIGNCQVSGLIDTSGALVWGCVPRVDGDPTFCALLRGPEGQDAGTWRFELENQVSVTQRYSRNTPILITRLEDAQGGAVEVIDFCPRFERSGRTYRPVAYARIVRPVAGSPRIRTVLTPMSGYGAQLAAITRGSNHIRYLVERNTLRLTTDAPIGYVLDERYFRLETTLHFFLGPDEPFSGDVEHEMESMLRHTGDYWRLWVRGLATPLDWQDAVIRAAITLKLCQHEETGAIVAALTTSIPEAPGSQRNWDYRYCWIRDAYYTVQALNHLGALDVLERYLAYLRNIVDDAEGGAIQPLYAVSGAREIIEWEAPDLSGYRGMGPVRVGNAAYYQVQNDCYGQIVLPAIQAFSDQRLLRIATPEDFASLEQVGELAWQTHDQPDAGLWELRTRTAVHTYSSVMSWAACDRLANAAEFLGLDERAAIWRERAATVRKHIDEHAWHKIEAPDFDDSGAGGHYAASFGGSQLDASLLQMVELRYVEAEDPRFRATLQAVQKALRRGEHMLRYDSEDDFGLPETAFNICTFWLIEALHRSGQDEEARRLFEAMLDHRTRSGLLSEDMDFETGELWGNFPQTYSLVGIINCAGQLSRSWRDWR; the protein is encoded by the coding sequence ATGAGCTCGCTCGAACTCTGGCCCATCGGCAATTGCCAGGTCTCAGGCCTGATCGACACCAGCGGCGCGCTCGTTTGGGGCTGCGTCCCCCGCGTGGACGGCGACCCGACGTTCTGTGCCCTGCTGCGCGGCCCGGAAGGCCAGGACGCGGGAACCTGGCGCTTCGAACTGGAAAACCAGGTCTCCGTCACCCAGCGTTACTCGCGCAATACCCCGATCCTCATCACCAGGCTGGAAGATGCGCAGGGCGGCGCGGTGGAAGTGATCGACTTCTGCCCGCGTTTCGAACGATCGGGCCGCACGTATCGGCCGGTCGCCTATGCGCGTATCGTCCGTCCGGTGGCGGGCTCGCCGCGCATCCGCACGGTGCTCACGCCGATGAGCGGCTACGGCGCCCAGCTTGCCGCCATCACGCGCGGCTCCAATCACATCCGCTACCTGGTGGAGCGCAACACCCTGCGCCTCACCACCGATGCCCCGATCGGCTACGTTCTCGACGAACGCTACTTCCGGCTGGAAACGACGCTACACTTCTTCCTCGGCCCCGACGAACCCTTCAGCGGCGATGTCGAACACGAGATGGAATCGATGCTGCGCCACACCGGCGACTACTGGCGGCTGTGGGTGCGCGGCCTCGCCACCCCGCTCGACTGGCAGGACGCGGTGATCCGCGCCGCCATCACGCTCAAGCTCTGCCAGCATGAGGAAACCGGTGCGATCGTCGCCGCGCTCACCACTTCCATCCCGGAAGCGCCCGGCAGCCAGCGCAACTGGGACTACCGATACTGCTGGATCCGTGACGCCTACTACACGGTGCAGGCCCTCAACCATCTCGGCGCACTGGACGTGCTGGAGCGGTATCTCGCCTATCTGCGCAACATCGTCGACGATGCCGAGGGCGGTGCGATCCAGCCGCTTTACGCGGTGAGCGGCGCGCGCGAGATCATCGAATGGGAAGCTCCCGACCTTTCCGGCTATCGCGGCATGGGGCCGGTCCGGGTCGGCAACGCCGCCTATTATCAGGTCCAGAACGACTGCTACGGCCAGATCGTCCTGCCCGCGATACAGGCCTTTTCCGACCAGCGCCTGCTGCGTATCGCCACGCCCGAGGATTTCGCCAGCCTCGAACAGGTCGGCGAACTGGCCTGGCAGACGCACGACCAGCCTGACGCCGGCCTCTGGGAACTGCGCACGCGCACGGCCGTCCACACTTATTCCAGCGTCATGAGCTGGGCCGCCTGTGACCGTCTGGCCAATGCCGCCGAGTTCCTCGGGCTCGACGAGCGGGCCGCAATCTGGCGCGAACGCGCGGCCACGGTGCGCAAGCACATCGACGAACACGCCTGGCACAAGATCGAGGCACCGGACTTCGACGACAGCGGCGCGGGAGGTCACTATGCCGCCAGCTTCGGCGGCTCGCAGCTCGATGCCAGCCTGCTGCAGATGGTCGAGCTGCGCTATGTCGAGGCCGAAGACCCGCGCTTCCGCGCCACGCTCCAGGCCGTGCAGAAGGCGCTGCGCCGGGGCGAACACATGCTTCGCTACGACAGCGAGGACGATTTCGGCCTGCCAGAGACCGCCTTCAACATCTGCACCTTCTGGCTGATCGAGGCGCTCCATCGCAGCGGCCAGGACGAGGAGGCGCGCCGCCTGTTCGAGGCGATGCTGGATCATCGCACCAGATCGGGCCTCCTTTCGGAGGATATGGATTTCGAAACCGGCGAACTGTGGGGGAACTTTCCGCAGACCTATTCGCTAGTAGGTATCATCAATTGTGCCGGGCAGCTGTCCCGGTCTTGGCGGGACTGGCGATAG